Proteins from a single region of Pseudomonas phenolilytica:
- a CDS encoding FliA/WhiG family RNA polymerase sigma factor — translation MSATCPVDHYSVAPSAPVLFAPGAEQRWLMQYLPLVKRIVRQLSLQANQVLDREDMEQIGMMGLLEGLRRYGEPDEQFGRFAALRIRGAILDELRRQDWRPRQVRQQAHKVRDAIRELGRQLGHPPTEEEIKAFTGLEDKDYQDFLWADSSEAIESLDALLQSGHEHFPDAAELFEERLLKERLLEQALSQLDERERLVLTLYYQHELSLKEIALVLEVSDARVCQLSKQAIGKACRFLTERN, via the coding sequence ATGAGCGCCACCTGTCCCGTCGATCACTACAGCGTCGCGCCGAGCGCTCCGGTGCTGTTCGCCCCGGGTGCCGAGCAACGCTGGTTGATGCAGTACCTGCCGCTGGTCAAGCGCATCGTCCGGCAGCTGTCGCTGCAGGCCAATCAGGTGCTCGACCGCGAGGACATGGAGCAGATCGGCATGATGGGTCTGCTCGAGGGACTGCGCCGCTACGGCGAGCCGGACGAGCAGTTCGGGCGCTTCGCCGCGCTGCGCATTCGCGGGGCGATTCTCGACGAGTTGCGCCGGCAGGACTGGCGGCCGCGTCAGGTGCGCCAGCAGGCGCACAAGGTGCGCGACGCCATCCGCGAGCTGGGGCGCCAGTTGGGACATCCGCCGACGGAGGAGGAGATCAAGGCCTTCACCGGTCTTGAGGACAAGGACTACCAGGACTTCCTCTGGGCCGACTCGTCCGAGGCCATCGAGAGCCTGGATGCGCTGCTGCAGAGCGGTCACGAGCATTTTCCCGACGCTGCCGAGCTGTTCGAGGAGCGTCTGCTGAAGGAACGGCTGCTGGAACAGGCGCTGAGCCAGCTGGACGAGCGCGAGCGCCTGGTGCTCACGCTCTATTACCAGCATGAGCTGAGCCTGAAGGAAATCGCCCTGGTGCTGGAAGTCAGCGATGCCAGGGTCTGTCAGCTGAGCAAGCAGGCGATCGGCAAGGCCTGTCGCTTCCTAACCGAGAGAAACTAG
- the fliS gene encoding flagellar export chaperone FliS has translation MTYLPNDSYDSYRAVDLEARAAAASPYELVLVLMDGLLDELARARGHIEHKRYQQKGASLEKCMNILNGLNGALDEENGGEVVQGLARLYEYCIYRLSDVSVTLSLEGLDEVTNLLGILREGWEGVSAARK, from the coding sequence ATGACCTATCTCCCCAACGACAGTTACGACAGCTACCGCGCGGTGGACCTGGAGGCCCGTGCGGCCGCCGCGTCCCCCTACGAGCTGGTGCTGGTGCTGATGGACGGACTGCTCGACGAGCTGGCCCGCGCCCGCGGCCACATCGAGCACAAGCGCTACCAGCAGAAGGGTGCGTCGCTGGAAAAATGCATGAACATCCTCAACGGCCTCAACGGCGCGCTCGACGAAGAGAACGGCGGCGAGGTGGTGCAGGGCCTGGCGCGACTCTACGAGTACTGCATCTACCGCCTCTCCGATGTCAGCGTGACGCTGTCGCTGGAAGGGCTGGATGAAGTGACCAATCTGCTCGGCATCCTGCGCGAAGGCTGGGAGGGCGTCAGTGCCGCTCGCAAGTGA
- a CDS encoding flagellar FliJ family protein — MKQQIETLSRLASLRGNRVRQMLGQVQYQQNLCQRYRNNITGLSRLCGFSVPMNTPLQRDNQQRYKATLYKMVELQRRELAVAEQALARIQGELLQAMRSEKVVAQVIDNKMQQWQQQLAQQEQKIQDGLAAQAWWRNQAG, encoded by the coding sequence ATGAAACAGCAGATCGAAACGCTGTCGCGCCTGGCCAGCCTGCGCGGCAACCGCGTGCGGCAGATGCTCGGCCAGGTGCAGTACCAGCAGAACCTCTGCCAGCGCTATCGCAACAACATCACCGGGCTGAGCCGCCTGTGCGGTTTCTCGGTGCCGATGAACACGCCGCTGCAGCGCGACAACCAGCAGCGCTACAAGGCCACGCTGTACAAGATGGTCGAGCTGCAGCGCCGCGAACTGGCGGTGGCCGAGCAGGCGCTGGCGCGCATCCAGGGCGAGCTGTTGCAGGCCATGCGTAGCGAGAAGGTGGTGGCGCAGGTGATCGACAACAAGATGCAGCAATGGCAACAGCAGCTCGCGCAGCAGGAGCAGAAGATCCAGGACGGGCTGGCGGCGCAGGCCTGGTGGCGCAACCAGGCGGGATGA
- a CDS encoding winged helix-turn-helix domain-containing protein, with protein MTSSLTHSATDATACTLLKTGRDTCTARFDSALYQLVQHHPDRAEKIDLGFSGSRVLERLLQTPGEVVSREELLRHAWENRVVGQGSLNQQIYTLRQLLFDSSNQIIQTLPRRGYLFNPHFLATNPATTVKPVEAEQSPDATRAPAPVPVPAAPHRPRFGLSPLLAGTALLLALAVAVLGYRFLLTPKGLFTHRVGIGVLEVLYIDKSQHLLDALVMDTRKVVEAIAAMNVRPTQLIVNMSPGFYEIRCVHANGQTNWLKVHKSRLNEIPAQQLQGCLQ; from the coding sequence ATGACTTCATCTCTGACGCATTCGGCCACCGATGCCACTGCCTGTACGCTGCTGAAAACCGGGCGCGACACCTGTACGGCGCGCTTCGACAGTGCGCTGTACCAGCTGGTGCAGCATCATCCTGACCGCGCCGAGAAGATCGACCTGGGCTTCTCCGGCAGCCGCGTGCTGGAACGCCTGCTGCAGACGCCGGGTGAGGTGGTTTCTCGCGAAGAGCTGTTGCGCCATGCCTGGGAGAATCGAGTGGTTGGCCAAGGCAGCCTGAACCAGCAGATCTATACCCTGCGTCAGCTGCTGTTCGATTCGAGCAACCAGATCATTCAGACGCTGCCGCGACGCGGCTATCTGTTCAATCCGCATTTTCTGGCGACCAATCCGGCAACCACGGTCAAACCGGTCGAGGCCGAGCAGTCGCCAGACGCAACCCGCGCACCGGCACCGGTACCGGTACCAGCGGCCCCGCATCGGCCTCGTTTCGGCTTATCGCCCCTGCTGGCCGGTACTGCGCTGCTGCTGGCGCTCGCGGTCGCCGTCCTGGGTTATCGCTTCCTGCTAACGCCGAAAGGACTGTTCACCCACCGGGTAGGTATCGGCGTCCTGGAGGTTCTGTACATCGACAAGAGCCAGCACCTGCTGGATGCGCTGGTCATGGATACGCGCAAAGTGGTGGAAGCGATCGCCGCAATGAACGTCAGGCCCACGCAGCTGATCGTCAACATGTCACCAGGCTTCTATGAAATTCGCTGTGTGCATGCGAACGGCCAGACCAACTGGCTGAAAGTGCACAAAAGCCGACTGAACGAGATTCCCGCGCAACAGCTGCAAGGATGTCTGCAATGA
- the fliD gene encoding flagellar filament capping protein FliD, translated as MAMDSNYVKQMSTQLATYEVQSSLDRLNRNEANYKTQRDALSKLRTSLTTFKSALTKLNSSTSSMLVNSASYSQDGYATATVGTTAQPGSYQFYVEQLASKQQVAVQGLTEGSLSGTLTLNAQTFDLSSYATLDEAAKAVNDAGLGVQATLVRSNGQVNLVLTGEESGAANAFTFGLTGGATSTTLSTAQDARIRMGGSFGSGGIELTSASNTFDNVIDGVSLTVSKVHNASDAALTLTVGQDKSATKAQAQSFIDAFNTLMSSLDGLTASGSESSERGPLAGDASVRSIEGRLNALLRTDFGGVSLIDFGISSDRNGKLTLDATRFEAAVAAKPEAFEALFTGKDQMLDSIDKTVASFTSSANGMLKNRMETLDLNLRRIDDQFDKLQQRYDSYYSRYLKQFTTMMQTMQSMEQTSGMFG; from the coding sequence ATGGCGATGGATTCGAATTACGTAAAGCAGATGTCGACGCAGTTGGCCACCTACGAGGTGCAGTCCTCGCTGGACCGGCTCAACCGCAACGAGGCGAACTACAAGACCCAGCGTGACGCGCTGAGCAAGCTGCGCACCTCGCTGACCACGTTCAAGTCGGCACTGACCAAACTCAACAGCAGCACCTCGAGCATGCTGGTCAACAGCGCGTCCTACAGTCAGGACGGCTACGCCACGGCCACCGTCGGCACTACCGCGCAGCCCGGCAGCTACCAGTTCTACGTCGAGCAGCTGGCCAGCAAGCAGCAGGTCGCCGTGCAGGGCCTGACCGAGGGCAGCCTCAGCGGCACCCTGACCCTGAATGCACAGACCTTCGACCTGAGCAGCTACGCGACGCTCGACGAGGCGGCCAAGGCCGTCAACGACGCCGGCCTCGGCGTGCAGGCGACGCTGGTGCGCAGCAACGGCCAGGTCAACCTGGTGCTCACCGGTGAAGAGAGCGGCGCGGCCAACGCCTTCACCTTCGGGCTGACCGGTGGCGCCACCAGCACCACGCTGTCCACCGCACAGGATGCGCGCATCCGCATGGGTGGCAGTTTCGGCAGCGGCGGCATCGAGCTGACCAGCGCCAGCAATACCTTCGACAACGTCATCGACGGCGTCAGCCTCACCGTCAGCAAGGTGCACAACGCCAGCGATGCCGCGCTGACCCTGACCGTCGGCCAGGACAAATCGGCGACCAAGGCCCAGGCGCAGAGCTTCATCGACGCCTTCAACACCCTGATGAGCAGCCTCGACGGCCTTACCGCCAGCGGCAGCGAAAGCAGCGAGCGCGGCCCGCTGGCCGGCGATGCCAGTGTGCGCTCCATCGAGGGTCGCTTGAACGCCCTGCTGCGTACCGATTTCGGCGGCGTCAGCCTGATCGACTTCGGCATCAGTTCCGACCGCAACGGCAAGCTGACCCTCGACGCCACCCGCTTCGAGGCTGCCGTCGCCGCCAAGCCGGAGGCCTTCGAGGCGCTGTTCACCGGCAAGGACCAGATGCTCGACAGCATCGACAAGACCGTCGCCAGCTTCACCAGCAGCGCCAACGGCATGCTGAAGAACCGCATGGAGACGCTGGACCTGAACCTGCGCCGCATCGACGACCAGTTCGACAAGCTGCAGCAGCGCTACGACAGCTACTACTCCCGCTACCTCAAGCAGTTCACCACGATGATGCAGACCATGCAGTCGATGGAGCAGACCTCAGGAATGTTCGGATGA
- the flgA gene encoding flagellar basal body P-ring formation chaperone FlgA, whose product MLPHRHGVRGLGGKVVSALLTLCLTGAALAQTATTRTDAPRQIEQAVEGYLRDNLQREAVRQRWQGMQAQIDTSLPASAVRLPACSQPLQVRPSGEAPSPLERQRLEIRCPAGAGWSIDVTSQANVSLPAVHALGIIERGQLIGREDLKLQRINIGKAPRGYFNRLDEVVGKAAKRRIRAGQTLTPALLAQPLAVKRGQPVKIVASHDGIEASTAGEALGDGRTGEVIRVRNVRSGKVIDAQVLDEGVVTSTF is encoded by the coding sequence ATGCTTCCGCATCGGCACGGTGTGCGCGGGCTAGGCGGAAAAGTCGTTTCCGCCCTGCTGACGCTCTGCCTGACCGGCGCCGCGCTGGCGCAGACCGCCACGACGCGCACGGACGCGCCACGCCAGATCGAACAGGCGGTCGAAGGCTACCTGCGCGACAACCTCCAGCGCGAAGCCGTCCGGCAGCGCTGGCAGGGCATGCAGGCGCAGATCGACACCAGCCTGCCGGCAAGCGCCGTACGGCTGCCGGCGTGCAGCCAGCCGTTGCAGGTACGGCCCAGTGGCGAGGCGCCGTCGCCGCTGGAGCGCCAGCGTCTGGAGATCCGCTGCCCGGCCGGCGCCGGCTGGTCGATCGATGTCACCAGCCAGGCCAACGTCTCGCTGCCGGCGGTGCATGCGCTGGGGATCATCGAACGCGGCCAGCTCATTGGTCGCGAAGACCTCAAGCTGCAACGGATCAACATCGGCAAGGCACCGCGCGGCTACTTCAACCGTCTCGACGAGGTTGTCGGCAAGGCAGCCAAGCGGCGCATTCGCGCCGGGCAGACGCTGACGCCGGCGCTGCTCGCCCAGCCGCTGGCGGTCAAGCGCGGCCAGCCGGTGAAGATCGTCGCCAGCCACGACGGCATCGAGGCTTCCACGGCCGGCGAAGCGCTGGGCGACGGTCGCACCGGCGAGGTGATCCGCGTGCGCAACGTGCGCAGCGGCAAGGTGATCGATGCACAGGTACTCGACGAAGGGGTGGTGACCAGCACCTTCTAG
- a CDS encoding flagellar basal body-associated FliL family protein: MKTSRLVLLMLLLNVLTLAAGVGISYWLFKPAAGALASTEASVAEPAEPVAYEFFPVPKVIVSVRDEGREHYFVLDLALQAEASEDEPVNFAQVEPLVRNSVVAYLSGLPFAELRGLQIGELQARLETALFADFASKNAAAPFKHVLVNKLIVQ, from the coding sequence ATGAAGACGTCCCGTCTGGTGTTGCTGATGCTGCTGCTGAATGTTCTGACCCTCGCCGCGGGCGTGGGCATCAGCTACTGGCTGTTCAAGCCAGCCGCGGGCGCGCTGGCGTCGACCGAGGCGTCGGTGGCTGAGCCGGCCGAGCCGGTGGCCTACGAGTTCTTCCCGGTGCCGAAGGTGATCGTCAGCGTGCGCGACGAAGGGCGCGAGCATTACTTCGTGCTCGACCTGGCGCTGCAGGCCGAAGCCAGCGAGGACGAGCCGGTCAACTTCGCCCAGGTGGAGCCGCTGGTGCGCAACTCGGTGGTCGCCTACCTCTCCGGCCTGCCGTTCGCCGAGTTGCGCGGCTTGCAGATCGGCGAGCTGCAGGCACGGCTGGAGACGGCGCTGTTCGCTGATTTCGCCAGCAAGAACGCCGCGGCGCCGTTCAAGCACGTGCTGGTCAACAAGCTGATCGTGCAGTAA
- the flgC gene encoding flagellar basal body rod protein FlgC yields MSFDSIYRIAGSAMNAQTVRLNTVASNLANTDSAASSAADTYQARKPMFAAVYENDSLTRGVGLGGAHVQVLDVVTSGAEPKRRYEPGNPLADNEGYVYYPDINEIEEMTDMMSATRSFETGVEVLNRVKSMQQSLLRLGEV; encoded by the coding sequence ATGTCGTTCGATTCCATCTACCGCATCGCCGGTTCGGCGATGAATGCCCAGACCGTGCGGCTGAACACCGTGGCCAGCAACCTGGCCAACACCGATTCGGCGGCCAGCAGCGCCGCGGATACCTACCAGGCGCGCAAGCCGATGTTCGCCGCGGTGTACGAGAACGACTCGCTGACCCGCGGCGTCGGCCTCGGTGGCGCCCACGTGCAGGTGCTCGACGTGGTCACCTCCGGCGCCGAGCCCAAGCGTCGCTACGAGCCGGGCAATCCGCTGGCCGACAACGAAGGCTACGTCTATTACCCCGACATCAACGAGATCGAAGAGATGACCGACATGATGTCGGCCACCCGCAGCTTCGAGACCGGCGTCGAGGTGCTCAACCGCGTGAAAAGCATGCAGCAGAGCCTGCTGCGTCTGGGAGAAGTCTGA
- the flgM gene encoding flagellar biosynthesis anti-sigma factor FlgM — MEISRHFKPALSVPGETATARQAAPAPVAPPAARQAESLPLEQMHEALRAMPEVDLERVAALKQALQRGELSSDPAELASSMLAYHRGNDA, encoded by the coding sequence ATGGAAATCAGCCGGCACTTCAAGCCCGCCCTCAGCGTCCCCGGCGAAACCGCCACCGCCCGCCAGGCGGCACCCGCGCCCGTCGCGCCGCCTGCGGCCCGCCAGGCCGAGAGCCTGCCGCTGGAGCAGATGCACGAAGCCCTGCGCGCCATGCCGGAGGTCGATCTGGAGCGCGTCGCCGCACTCAAGCAGGCCCTGCAGCGCGGTGAGCTGTCCAGCGACCCGGCCGAGCTGGCCAGCAGCATGCTCGCCTACCACCGCGGGAACGATGCGTGA
- a CDS encoding flagella synthesis protein FlgN produces the protein MSQRDRLLQIVDADLQQDCGDYLALRDLMQALYSFLLERDSVEIERINRQISRHVDNLGGRAQRRGKILAAFRLSDDGAGMQRLLESYPEVRRAVLQQFWQQLGRLAAECQQLNERNGKLLAMHHEILEQLLASQQPTHLYSPQAY, from the coding sequence GTGAGCCAGCGCGACAGGCTGCTGCAGATCGTCGACGCCGACCTGCAGCAGGACTGTGGTGACTACCTCGCCCTGCGCGACCTGATGCAGGCGCTTTACAGCTTCCTGCTCGAACGCGACAGCGTTGAGATCGAGCGGATCAATCGCCAGATCAGTCGCCACGTCGACAACCTCGGCGGACGTGCCCAGCGCCGCGGCAAGATACTCGCCGCCTTCCGCCTGAGCGACGATGGCGCCGGCATGCAGCGCCTGCTGGAAAGCTACCCCGAGGTGCGCCGCGCGGTGCTGCAGCAGTTCTGGCAGCAGCTCGGCCGGCTGGCGGCCGAATGTCAGCAGCTCAACGAGCGCAACGGCAAACTATTGGCGATGCACCACGAGATCCTCGAACAGCTGCTCGCCAGCCAGCAGCCGACCCACCTGTACAGCCCTCAGGCGTACTGA
- the motA gene encoding flagellar motor stator protein MotA: protein MQKVIGALIIVGCVLGGYAMANGDMRVLWQPAEVVIILGAAIGSLVVGNPKEVLVEMLSQMRGVFIYERRGEEFQRQLLMLLYELLEMVDVGGLKVLDSHIEEPEESDLFARYPLILKEKNLMAFIADNFRLMAMGKISAHELEGFLEQELEAMENALLQPSRSLFKIGEAMPGFGILAAIMGIIITMGSIGGSVAEIGSHVAAALVGTFLGIFFCYCLMEPLSNAMGQRVKTELSALECVRTTLVAHLAGKPTLLAVDAGRKLIEQDVKPAFRQLEVWVNQYEEERDAA, encoded by the coding sequence ATGCAGAAAGTAATAGGTGCGTTGATCATCGTCGGCTGTGTGCTGGGCGGTTATGCCATGGCTAACGGCGACATGCGAGTGCTCTGGCAGCCGGCGGAAGTGGTGATCATCCTCGGTGCGGCCATCGGCAGCCTGGTGGTGGGCAATCCCAAGGAAGTGCTGGTGGAGATGCTCTCGCAGATGCGTGGCGTGTTCATCTACGAGCGGCGCGGCGAGGAATTCCAGCGCCAGCTGCTGATGCTGCTCTACGAGCTGCTGGAAATGGTCGACGTCGGCGGCCTCAAGGTGCTCGATTCGCACATCGAGGAACCGGAAGAGAGCGACCTGTTCGCCCGCTATCCGCTGATCCTCAAGGAGAAGAACCTGATGGCCTTCATCGCCGACAACTTCCGGCTGATGGCCATGGGCAAGATCAGCGCCCACGAGCTGGAGGGCTTCCTCGAGCAGGAACTGGAGGCCATGGAGAACGCGCTGCTGCAGCCGTCGCGCTCGCTGTTCAAGATCGGCGAGGCGATGCCGGGCTTCGGCATCCTGGCGGCGATCATGGGCATCATCATCACCATGGGCAGCATCGGCGGCAGTGTCGCGGAGATCGGCTCGCATGTCGCCGCGGCGCTGGTCGGCACCTTCCTCGGCATCTTCTTCTGCTACTGCCTGATGGAGCCGCTGTCCAACGCCATGGGCCAGCGCGTCAAGACCGAGCTGTCCGCGCTTGAGTGTGTGCGCACCACGCTGGTGGCGCATCTGGCCGGCAAGCCGACGCTGCTGGCGGTCGACGCCGGACGCAAGCTGATCGAGCAGGACGTCAAACCCGCCTTCCGCCAACTCGAGGTCTGGGTCAACCAGTACGAGGAAGAAAGGGACGCGGCATGA
- the flgB gene encoding flagellar basal body rod protein FlgB yields MSIRFEEVTGVHERALELRMQRSEILAANLANEDTPGFQARDIDFRQEMQRLQDSETPRLSIAGSDPRLQYRVPTQASQDGNTVELSVEQAQFSRNSMDFQTSLTFLTMKFRGLKQAIEGR; encoded by the coding sequence ATGAGTATACGGTTTGAAGAGGTGACCGGCGTCCACGAACGCGCCCTCGAGCTGCGCATGCAGCGCAGCGAAATTCTGGCGGCCAACCTCGCCAACGAGGACACGCCCGGCTTCCAGGCGCGCGACATCGATTTCCGCCAGGAGATGCAGCGCTTGCAGGACAGCGAAACACCGCGCCTGAGTATCGCCGGCAGCGATCCGCGTCTGCAGTACCGCGTGCCGACCCAGGCCTCGCAGGACGGCAACACCGTCGAGCTGTCGGTCGAGCAGGCGCAGTTCTCGCGCAACTCCATGGATTTCCAGACCAGCCTGACCTTCCTGACCATGAAATTCCGTGGCCTGAAGCAGGCCATCGAGGGTCGCTGA
- a CDS encoding flagellar hook-length control protein FliK: MIQSMSAPQTPGQPAPRAAQPIGAMVVAAAAPVLDGHAATGEQPGVFGAQMARAADAEQLPPVDLPALPFGALPVATTDEATSGLPAREAASATEETSLELTAEQWLLGMLGQQQTQVQARDAGQPAAPVATVAIALAATAAPPPTTTDPLPVSAATLPPTEPPVRRGVDAAPTVVETRLPPSRAGAEPQPAPSAAPLLEAGAEVAQRVADPVDALLGVDDAARGEPASTAGERPAQSPQLGSERLLKLQTPQARWGEQMLQALRDNVELQLQQKIQSATIRLDPPELGALEIHLSHESGRLNVQLSAAHADVARLLQQTSDRLRQELVGQNFVQVNVQVGADGQGQQGRGQPRAPLAEDQPLPAANAQQPATQARGRERAADVLVTV, from the coding sequence ATGATTCAGTCGATGTCCGCCCCGCAGACGCCCGGCCAGCCGGCGCCGCGTGCCGCGCAGCCAATCGGCGCCATGGTGGTAGCGGCCGCAGCGCCGGTGCTGGATGGCCACGCGGCAACTGGCGAACAGCCCGGGGTCTTTGGCGCGCAGATGGCACGCGCCGCCGATGCCGAGCAGCTGCCACCCGTGGACCTGCCGGCGTTGCCGTTCGGCGCGCTGCCGGTGGCAACGACGGATGAAGCCACGTCAGGGCTGCCCGCGCGCGAAGCCGCTTCCGCCACCGAGGAAACTTCCCTGGAGTTGACTGCCGAGCAATGGCTGCTGGGCATGCTCGGGCAGCAGCAGACGCAGGTGCAGGCGCGCGACGCCGGCCAGCCGGCGGCGCCGGTGGCGACAGTCGCGATCGCCTTGGCCGCCACGGCGGCACCGCCCCCGACCACGACCGACCCGCTGCCGGTATCGGCCGCGACGCTACCGCCGACCGAGCCGCCGGTGCGGCGTGGGGTGGACGCTGCGCCGACCGTCGTCGAAACGCGTCTGCCTCCGTCGCGAGCCGGCGCCGAGCCGCAGCCTGCGCCTTCCGCGGCGCCGCTGTTGGAGGCTGGCGCCGAGGTGGCGCAACGGGTAGCTGACCCGGTCGATGCGCTGCTCGGCGTCGATGATGCCGCGCGTGGCGAGCCGGCCAGCACTGCCGGCGAGCGGCCGGCACAGTCACCGCAGCTCGGCAGCGAACGCCTGCTCAAGCTGCAGACGCCGCAGGCACGCTGGGGCGAGCAGATGCTGCAGGCCCTGCGTGACAACGTCGAGCTGCAGCTGCAGCAGAAGATCCAGAGCGCCACCATCCGCCTCGATCCGCCGGAGCTGGGCGCGCTGGAGATCCACCTCAGCCACGAGTCTGGTCGGCTGAATGTCCAGCTGAGCGCCGCGCACGCCGATGTTGCCCGCTTGCTGCAGCAGACCAGCGACCGCCTGCGCCAGGAACTGGTGGGGCAGAACTTCGTACAGGTCAACGTGCAGGTCGGCGCGGACGGTCAGGGCCAGCAGGGCCGCGGCCAGCCGCGTGCACCACTGGCCGAGGACCAGCCGCTGCCGGCGGCCAATGCGCAGCAGCCGGCCACGCAGGCGCGCGGCCGTGAGCGGGCCGCCGATGTGCTGGTCACCGTATGA
- a CDS encoding OmpA family protein: MKSRGKGKGGEEHEIIVRRRSKKGHGDEHGGAWKVAFADFTLAMMALFMVLWIIQPQMQMSNPAYGEQESNPLVDGGAGIFDGTSRSPLELDGVPIRAPQAEPAPADKPQQADEGSRRYGSTAELQQLAELMKNVASEVDALANIEVDVVPQGLRILIKDDQQRFMFQRGSAILDPHFRKLLDVLAGVLAKVQNKLIISGHTDATPYRQQSGYDNWNLSGDRALRARNALVASGLPARAVLQVTAQADVMPLHPQDPLNGANRRVEILLLTDSAEALYKELFGDSYGRVNFSESGARFSEPADKVL; the protein is encoded by the coding sequence ATGAAGAGCCGAGGCAAGGGCAAGGGCGGCGAAGAGCACGAGATCATCGTCCGGCGCCGCAGCAAGAAGGGCCACGGCGACGAGCATGGCGGCGCCTGGAAGGTGGCATTCGCCGACTTCACCCTGGCGATGATGGCGCTGTTCATGGTGCTGTGGATCATCCAGCCGCAGATGCAGATGAGCAACCCGGCCTACGGCGAGCAGGAAAGCAATCCGCTGGTCGACGGCGGCGCCGGCATCTTCGACGGCACCAGCCGTTCGCCGCTGGAGCTGGACGGCGTGCCGATCCGCGCGCCGCAGGCCGAGCCCGCGCCAGCGGACAAGCCGCAGCAGGCCGACGAAGGCAGCCGCCGTTACGGTTCCACCGCCGAACTGCAGCAGCTCGCCGAGCTGATGAAGAACGTCGCCAGCGAGGTCGATGCGCTCGCCAACATCGAGGTCGATGTGGTGCCGCAGGGGCTGCGCATCCTGATCAAGGACGACCAGCAGCGCTTCATGTTCCAGCGTGGCAGCGCAATCCTCGATCCGCATTTTCGCAAGTTGCTCGATGTGCTTGCCGGCGTGCTGGCCAAGGTGCAGAACAAGCTGATCATCAGCGGCCATACCGACGCCACGCCCTATCGCCAGCAGAGCGGCTACGACAACTGGAATCTCTCCGGCGACCGCGCTCTGCGCGCGCGCAACGCGCTGGTCGCGTCCGGCTTGCCGGCGCGGGCGGTGCTGCAGGTGACCGCCCAGGCCGATGTCATGCCACTGCACCCGCAAGACCCGCTCAACGGCGCCAATCGGCGGGTGGAAATCCTCCTGCTGACCGATTCGGCGGAAGCGCTGTACAAGGAACTGTTCGGCGACAGCTATGGGCGGGTGAATTTCTCGGAAAGCGGCGCGCGCTTCAGTGAGCCGGCCGACAAGGTGCTGTGA
- the lafA gene encoding lateral flagellin LafA — protein MALSIHTNYSSLTTQTSLTKFNNALSTNQQRLGTGLRVNSAADDAAGLQIATRLNAQSRGMSVAIRNTGDATSMLQTAEGAFNEMTDIVQRMKDLATQSANGTNAQADRDALQAEYDELGKELANIMTNTSYAGDKLFGLTGATGKFGAAAVNFQIGSTTAEKLTLNVTTASAALGTTLDGLAGTYTTPATSGGEIATEAGANTMVDTLATALDDIGSLRAQFGATINRLNHTSNNLANMKDNTEMAKGRIMDADFAIESANMSKNSMLMQSGISMLKQAGQMPGMVMGLLG, from the coding sequence ATGGCCCTGTCCATCCACACGAACTACTCCTCGCTGACCACCCAGACCAGCCTGACCAAATTCAACAATGCTCTGTCGACCAACCAGCAGCGCCTGGGCACCGGCCTGCGCGTGAACTCCGCTGCCGACGACGCCGCCGGCCTGCAGATCGCGACCCGCCTGAACGCTCAGAGCCGCGGCATGTCCGTGGCTATCCGCAACACTGGCGACGCCACCTCGATGCTGCAGACCGCTGAAGGCGCCTTCAACGAAATGACTGACATCGTTCAGCGCATGAAGGACCTGGCCACCCAATCCGCCAACGGCACCAACGCCCAGGCGGATCGCGATGCCCTGCAGGCTGAATACGACGAGCTGGGCAAAGAACTGGCCAACATCATGACCAACACCAGCTATGCTGGCGACAAGTTGTTCGGCCTCACTGGCGCCACCGGCAAGTTCGGCGCCGCTGCCGTCAACTTCCAGATCGGCTCCACCACTGCCGAGAAGCTGACCCTGAACGTCACCACTGCTTCCGCTGCCCTGGGTACCACCCTGGACGGTCTGGCGGGCACCTACACCACCCCGGCCACCTCGGGCGGCGAAATCGCCACCGAAGCCGGCGCCAACACCATGGTCGATACCCTGGCGACCGCGCTGGACGATATCGGCTCCCTGCGTGCGCAGTTCGGTGCCACCATCAACCGCCTGAACCACACCAGCAACAACCTGGCGAACATGAAGGACAACACCGAGATGGCCAAGGGCCGCATCATGGACGCCGACTTCGCCATCGAAAGCGCCAACATGAGCAAGAACAGCATGCTGATGCAGTCCGGCATCTCGATGCTCAAGCAAGCCGGCCAGATGCCGGGCATGGTCATGGGCCTGCTGGGCTAA